In a single window of the Nicotiana tomentosiformis chromosome 8, ASM39032v3, whole genome shotgun sequence genome:
- the LOC104094069 gene encoding NADH dehydrogenase [ubiquinone] iron-sulfur protein 7, mitochondrial-like: MALLARNAHRLTQTTPFYQRSIHTTLPALSQQSSSSTPATYARAPPPSTSSPAGISKTAEYVISKVDDLMNWARRGSIWPMTFGLACCAVEMMHAGAARYDFDRFGVIFRPSPRQSDCMIVAGTLTNKMAPALRKVYDQMPEPRWVISMGSCANGGGYYHYSYSVVRGCDRIVPVDIYVPGCPPTAEALLYGILQLQKKINRRKDFLMWWTK; encoded by the exons ATGGCTTTGCTGGCTCGAAACGCACACCGGCTAACACAAACGACGCCGTTTTATCAACGTTCAATCCACACGACTCTTCCGGCGCTCTCTCAGCAATCCTCTTCCTCCACTCCGGCCACGTACGCTCGCGCACCTCCGCCGTCCACGTCATCTCCGGCGGGGATATCGAAGACGGCTGAGTATGTGATCTCTAAGGTCGACGATCTGATGAACTGGGCTCGTCGTGGCTCCATTTGGCCCATGACATTTGGGCTGGCTTGCTGTGCCGTTGAAATGATGCATGCTGGAGCTGCTCGTTATGATTTTGACCGATTCGGTGTTATCTTCAGGCCTAGCCCTAGACAATCTGATTGTATGATTGTTGCTGGAACGCTTACCAACAAGATGGCACCTGCTCTTCGCAA GGTCTATGATCAAATGCCTGAGCCAAGGTGGGTTATTTCGATGGGAAGCTGTGCAAATGGTGGAGGATACTACCATTACTCATACTCCGTTGTGCGAGGCTGTGACAGGATCGTGCCAGTTGACATTTATGTTCCAGGATGCCCACCTACTGCCGAGGCCCTCCTTTATGGAATTCTCCAACTGCAGAAGAAGATCAATAGGCGCAAGGATTTCCTGATGTGGTGGACCAAATAA
- the LOC104106572 gene encoding uncharacterized protein — MCLSTTKGFEPMLTESINHFLASYRNGSSDFSNFQSIFFRLIQTMPDPPLEITWFYSAVTFHTSKSAGFSKIIVAKDLFHLLISCSGPCNGSKKIALLAPVLFALYDVICEFSGNGLCLNGEIRDLVEKIVGYICICLGDREILNEFDEDILCFEELVGVWTIDRVGECAKFDENLGVFFPIVSVEVYEGRNIRRGIRDLAGIVMCEVFLLNLSMKFNMGFVNEDVQNDARNWAIQTLKQFQNVELLDLLLRILLEKRLVVTTLLSSEDAVILQKLLYDAVILVDHSFLGSSRWFQLPESHFRNLALLWSLVADNAIQFAREICDQDRVLAYVNAFSESQLPSKLLKWVSTRAGTEENLSNPRFTTPKALIKWLFILEDQGLWVFDHDKLKFHAKAAICNSWPDCFLPESKPEGWTAKEREHREGKYIGDEEMEDSLDKSFSAAYFCTDKLPTDGDRKRKDRVKDTDIRGTPVKLVKYNIHESPKKEKFFPFSDEDMEVMG, encoded by the exons ATGTGCCTATCAACAACAAAGGGCTTCGAGCCCATGTTAACAGAATCAATCAATCACTTCTTGGCCTCTTACAGAAATGGAAGTTctgatttctcaaattttcagtCCATTTTCTTTCGTTTGATACAAACAATGCCCGACCCGCCTCTTGAAATTACTTGGTTTTACTCTGCTGTAACTTTTCACACCTCAAAATCAGCTGGTTTTAGCAAAATCATTGTCGCTAAAGACTTGTTTCACTTGCTAATTTCTTGTTCGGGTCCATGTAACGGGTCAAAAAAGATTGCTTTGCTTGCCCCTGTACTGTTCGCTTTGTATGATGTGATATGCGAGTTTTCGGGTAATGGGTTGTGCTTGAATGGTGAAATTAGGGACTTGGTAGAGAAAATTGTTGGTTATATATGTATATGTTTAGGTGATCGCGAAATCTTGAACGAGTTTGATGAGGATATTCTCTGTTTTGAGGAATTGGTTGGGGTTTGGACAATTGATCGGGTTGGGGAGTGTGCTAAATTTGACGAGAATTTAGGGGTTTTCTTTCCAATTGTGAGCGTTGAGGTTTATGAGGGTCGAAATATAAGGCGTGGGATCAGGGATTTAGCTGGGATTGTAATGTGTGAGGTGTTCTTGCTTAATTTGTCTATGAAGTTTAATATGGGGTTTGTAAATGAGGACGTCCAAAATGATGCGCGAAATTGGGCAATTCAGACTCTCAAGCAGTTCCAAAATGTTGAACTTTTAG ATCTGCTTCTCAGAATTCTGTTGGAAAAAAGGCTGGTGGTCACTACCTTATTG AGTTCTGAAGACGCAGTTATTCTACAGAAACTATTGTATGATGCTGTGATACTGGTTGATCATTCATTTCTAGGTTCTAGCAGATGGTTTCAGCTACCAGAATCCCACTTCAGGAACTTGGCTCTACTATGGTCCTTAGTAGCTGATAACGCCATACAGTTTGCTAG GGAAATATGTGATCAAGATAGGGTGCTTGCTTATGTAAATGCTTTCTCCGAGTCTCAGCTACCCAGCAAATTACTTAAATGGGTCTCTACCCGAGCTGGAACAGAAGAGAACCTGAGTAATCCAAGATTTACGACACCCAAAGCTCTCATAA AATGGCTTTTTATCCTGGAAGACCAAGGTCTCTGGGTGTTTGATCACGACAAACTGAAGTTCCATGCCAAAGCGGCAATTTGTAATTCATGGCCAGACTGTTTTCTCCCTGAATCTAAGCCCGAAGGATGGACTGCTAAAGAGAGAGAGCATAGGGAAGGCAAATACATTGGCGATGAGGAAATGGAAGATTCATTGGACAAATCATTCTCTGCTGCTTACTTTTGTACAGATAAATTGCCAACTGATGGTGATAGAAAGCGCAAAGATCGAGTGAAGGACACAGATATAAGAGGAACACCAGTCAAACTTGTAAAGTATAATATTCATGAAAGTCCAAAGAAAGAGAAATTTTTTCCTTTCTCTGATGAAGATATGGAAGTGATGGGATGA